In one window of Agromyces badenianii DNA:
- a CDS encoding N-acyl-D-amino-acid deacylase family protein, protein MTVLIRNVIVVDADGVGADGVGADASDVLIEGDRIARIAPTGTLAAARADPSVIDGLGRLLMPGFVDAHAHVDAALFEPEVQLALLRQGVTTVIGGQDGVSYAPGTGEYADEYFAAINGRHPSYRGGGVAALLAGYDGTTAVNAGYLVPAGTVRFEVMGRSTDAATAAELARMRTLVADGLAAGALGLSTGLDYAPGVFASTDELAALAAPVADVDGVYVSHLRGGYEANSAEGITEMASIARASGVRVHVSHFHAEPRLVHGLLAELASSGVDATFDAYPYTRGCSILAMPILPASLTVRPAAEVVAALADPAVRERLRREWFPTITGYASLGPEWPSMLTLAHVAAPGYDWAHGLTLAQGAAEASARSGVGIDPIGFALDVLVASRLDVNVVMALQHERSDAGLAEILAHPAAIGGSDGIFIGRHPHPRARGSFSRYFSLLVREQAALGWADASALVSARAVTRFGLGDRGLVREGAIADLVLVDPAAVRETATYEAPLGLGAGIDDVLVAGVPVLTAGELTGATPGRGIRRRAAHPSRAAHPSRFAHLSREVGSGPLVSHGTGDIDGPGRHEWSRAADGTER, encoded by the coding sequence GTGACCGTGCTCATTCGCAACGTGATCGTCGTCGATGCCGACGGCGTGGGCGCCGATGGGGTGGGCGCCGATGCATCCGACGTGCTCATCGAGGGCGATCGCATCGCACGCATCGCTCCAACCGGCACGCTCGCAGCGGCGCGGGCCGACCCCTCGGTCATCGACGGGCTGGGCCGGCTCCTCATGCCCGGATTCGTCGATGCGCACGCTCACGTCGACGCCGCGCTCTTCGAGCCCGAGGTGCAACTCGCGCTGCTGCGGCAGGGCGTCACGACGGTCATCGGCGGACAGGACGGCGTGTCGTACGCCCCCGGCACCGGCGAGTACGCCGACGAGTACTTCGCCGCGATCAACGGCCGGCACCCCTCCTATCGCGGGGGCGGCGTCGCGGCGCTCCTCGCCGGCTACGACGGCACGACCGCGGTGAACGCGGGCTACCTCGTGCCCGCCGGCACCGTGCGCTTCGAGGTGATGGGCCGATCGACGGATGCTGCGACGGCCGCCGAACTCGCACGCATGCGCACCCTCGTGGCCGACGGTCTGGCGGCCGGCGCCCTCGGGCTCTCGACCGGACTCGACTACGCGCCGGGCGTCTTCGCGTCGACCGACGAGCTCGCCGCGCTCGCGGCGCCCGTCGCCGACGTCGACGGCGTCTACGTGTCGCACCTGCGCGGCGGCTACGAGGCGAACTCGGCCGAGGGCATCACCGAGATGGCGTCGATCGCCCGGGCGTCCGGGGTGCGGGTGCACGTCTCGCACTTCCATGCGGAACCACGCCTCGTGCACGGCCTCCTCGCCGAACTTGCGAGCTCGGGGGTCGACGCGACGTTCGACGCCTACCCGTACACCCGCGGCTGCTCGATCCTCGCGATGCCGATCCTGCCCGCTTCGCTGACGGTGCGCCCCGCCGCCGAGGTCGTCGCCGCACTCGCCGACCCGGCGGTGCGCGAACGGCTTCGCCGGGAGTGGTTCCCGACCATCACGGGCTACGCGAGCCTCGGGCCCGAGTGGCCGTCGATGCTCACCCTCGCCCATGTCGCCGCGCCCGGCTACGACTGGGCGCACGGCCTGACGCTCGCGCAGGGCGCGGCCGAGGCATCCGCTCGTTCGGGAGTCGGGATCGACCCGATCGGGTTCGCCCTCGATGTGCTCGTCGCCTCGCGGCTCGACGTCAACGTCGTGATGGCCCTGCAGCACGAGCGCAGCGATGCCGGGCTCGCCGAGATCCTCGCGCACCCGGCCGCGATCGGCGGCTCCGACGGCATTTTCATCGGCAGGCACCCGCACCCGCGGGCCCGCGGCTCGTTCTCGCGGTACTTCTCCCTGCTCGTGCGCGAGCAGGCGGCGCTGGGCTGGGCGGATGCCTCGGCGCTCGTGTCGGCCCGCGCGGTGACGCGGTTCGGGCTCGGCGACCGGGGGCTCGTTCGCGAGGGCGCGATCGCCGATCTCGTGCTCGTCGACCCCGCTGCGGTGCGCGAGACGGCGACGTACGAGGCCCCGCTCGGGCTCGGCGCCGGCATCGACGACGTGCTGGTCGCCGGCGTTCCCGTGCTGACCGCGGGCGAGCTCACCGGGGCGACGCCCGGCCGGGGCATCCGTCGCCGCGCCGCCCACCCCTCCCGCGCCGCCCACCCCTCCCGCTTCGCCCACCTCTCCCGCGAAGTCGGGTCGGGACCGCTCGTGTCGCACGGGACCGGCGACATCGACGGTCCGGGGCGACACGAGTGGTCCCGAGCCGCTGACGGAACGGAGCGCTGA
- a CDS encoding IclR family transcriptional regulator, translated as MSQSVKRAARIIEAIAADPRTVAELAETFGLHRSTMFRELQALEEVGWVRKRGSGRYALGTRLAALSKEALDSLDLREAGAEHVRRLQRRTGNTVHLAALMDRSIVYVDKAEDESGVRMYSRIGRAVIPNCSAVGKAILAELDPAGRDAVLADASWEPYTEFTITTRERLDLELALVRSRGWATDDREFEAFVNCIAVPIRTPLGVVGALSVTAIRMVADLDRLRANLPAMRETAELIAREFG; from the coding sequence GTGTCGCAGAGCGTGAAACGGGCCGCCCGCATCATCGAGGCGATCGCCGCCGATCCGCGTACCGTCGCCGAGCTCGCCGAGACCTTCGGGCTGCACCGCTCGACGATGTTCCGCGAGCTGCAGGCGCTCGAAGAGGTCGGCTGGGTGCGCAAGCGCGGCTCCGGCCGCTACGCGCTCGGCACGCGCCTCGCCGCACTCTCGAAGGAGGCCCTCGACTCGCTCGACCTCCGCGAGGCCGGCGCCGAGCATGTGCGGCGCCTGCAGCGCCGCACCGGCAACACCGTGCACCTCGCGGCGTTGATGGACCGGTCGATCGTCTACGTCGACAAGGCCGAAGACGAGTCGGGCGTTCGCATGTACTCCCGCATCGGCCGCGCGGTCATCCCCAATTGCTCGGCGGTCGGCAAGGCGATCCTCGCCGAGCTCGACCCGGCCGGCCGCGACGCCGTGCTCGCCGATGCCTCCTGGGAGCCATACACCGAATTCACCATCACGACCCGGGAGCGACTCGACCTCGAGCTCGCCCTCGTGCGCTCTCGCGGCTGGGCGACCGACGACCGCGAGTTCGAGGCGTTCGTCAATTGCATCGCGGTGCCGATCCGCACGCCGCTGGGGGTCGTCGGCGCGCTCTCGGTCACCGCGATCCGCATGGTCGCCGACCTCGATCGACTGCGCGCGAACCTTCCCGCCATGCGGGAGACCGCCGAGCTCATCGCACGCGAATTCGGCTGA
- a CDS encoding amino acid deaminase, which yields MQRHTRLAELADERLSPADKGLPARAAGLTVHEFLATQPRLAEFWTPLLALDGQALARNASVIQRWCVERGLELMPHGKTTMSPALWQRQLDAGATGITLATPGQVRTAREFGVASILLANTLVAPAGLAFIAGELADPDFTFHVWVDSVETIEAMERGLSEVALPRPLDVLVELGAHGGRTGARGAPEAARLAERVAASPVLRLAGTAGYEGSLGHDRSPVALAAVRSYLAEMLEVHETVRSLADGPLIVTAGGSAYLDLVAEVFAPAIAAAPDGGTRWILRSGASLLHDDGFYRGISPLDGLLAPAMRGYARVVSHPEPGLVLLDGGKRDFPYDEGLPSPIGAAEAPGATERPLAGASVTALNDQHAYLRSAAALPLAIGEVVSLGLSHPCTAFDKWRFIPVVEGGGSDRVVELVRTFF from the coding sequence ACGCGACTCGCCGAACTCGCCGATGAACGGCTGAGCCCGGCCGACAAGGGGCTGCCCGCCCGGGCCGCCGGCCTCACGGTGCACGAGTTCCTGGCGACGCAGCCGCGGCTCGCTGAGTTCTGGACTCCGCTCCTCGCTCTCGACGGGCAGGCTCTCGCGCGCAATGCCTCGGTGATCCAGCGGTGGTGCGTCGAGCGCGGGCTCGAACTCATGCCGCACGGCAAGACCACGATGTCGCCGGCGCTCTGGCAGCGCCAGCTCGACGCCGGTGCCACCGGCATCACGCTCGCGACGCCCGGGCAGGTGCGCACGGCGCGGGAGTTCGGCGTGGCCTCGATCTTGCTCGCGAACACGCTCGTCGCACCCGCTGGGCTCGCCTTCATCGCGGGCGAACTCGCGGACCCCGACTTCACCTTCCACGTCTGGGTCGACTCCGTCGAGACGATCGAGGCGATGGAACGCGGCCTCTCCGAGGTCGCCCTCCCCCGCCCCCTCGACGTGCTCGTCGAACTCGGCGCGCACGGCGGGCGCACGGGTGCCCGCGGTGCCCCCGAGGCCGCACGCCTCGCCGAACGGGTCGCCGCCTCCCCCGTGCTGCGACTCGCCGGCACCGCCGGCTACGAAGGCAGTCTCGGTCACGATCGCTCTCCCGTCGCGCTCGCCGCCGTGCGCAGCTACCTCGCCGAGATGCTCGAGGTGCACGAGACGGTGCGCAGCCTCGCCGACGGCCCGCTCATCGTCACTGCCGGCGGCAGCGCCTATCTCGACCTGGTCGCCGAGGTCTTCGCGCCGGCGATCGCGGCAGCCCCTGACGGGGGCACGCGCTGGATCCTCCGCTCCGGCGCCTCGCTCCTGCACGACGACGGCTTCTATCGCGGCATCTCGCCCCTCGACGGCCTGCTCGCGCCCGCCATGCGCGGCTACGCGCGCGTCGTCTCGCACCCCGAGCCCGGGCTCGTGCTGCTCGACGGCGGCAAGCGGGACTTCCCGTACGACGAGGGCCTCCCCTCGCCGATCGGTGCCGCGGAGGCGCCCGGCGCCACCGAACGACCCCTCGCCGGGGCATCCGTCACCGCCCTCAACGACCAGCACGCCTACCTGCGATCTGCGGCCGCGCTGCCGCTCGCCATCGGCGAGGTCGTCTCACTCGGCCTCTCCCACCCCTGCACCGCGTTCGACAAGTGGCGGTTCATCCCGGTCGTCGAGGGCGGCGGCTCCGACCGGGTCGTCGAGCTCGTGCGCACGTTCTTCTAG